Proteins encoded in a region of the Zea mays cultivar B73 chromosome 4, Zm-B73-REFERENCE-NAM-5.0, whole genome shotgun sequence genome:
- the LOC100278459 gene encoding uncharacterized protein LOC100278459, producing the protein MPAHATGRPRHGHPRHRPPRRAHPRPQPRPPRPPHPRPRSLRPQRPGPPLAPLLSGAGQYRNFQHPDPYIVPWAPGGTKFTRNPPPPQGMSKKVKQFTKGLAKRASYVMRKENLVFKGTSFSLSRRELPCGGIDHHSSL; encoded by the exons ATGCCCGCCCACGCCACCGGCCGCCCCCGCCACGGCCACCCCCGCCACCGGCCGCCCCGCCGAGCCCACCCCCGGCCCCAGCCCCGTCCACCGCGGCCGCCCCACCCACGCCCCCGTTCGCTGCGGCCGCAGCGCCCCGGCCCGCCTCTGGCCCCGCTTCTGTCTGGTGCAGGACAGTACAGGAACTTCCAGCACCCCGATCCCTACATTG TTCCATGGGCACCAGGCGGCACTAAATTCACAAGAAACCCCCCTCCACCTCAAGGG ATGTCTAAAAAGGTGAAGCAGTTCACTAAGGGACTTGCGAAGAGAGCGTCCTATGTCATGAGAAAGGAGAACTTAGTGTTTAAGGGCACTAGTTTCAGCTTGAGTAGGCGTGAGCTTCCATGtggaggtatcgaccatcactcgtcactgtaa
- the LOC100278459 gene encoding uncharacterized protein isoform X1, whose protein sequence is MPAHATGRPRHGHPRHRPPRRAHPRPQPRPPRPPHPRPRSLRPQRPGPPLAPLLSGAGQYRNFQHPDPYIVPWAPGGTKFTRNPPPPQGVKQFTKGLAKRASYVMRKENLVFKGTSFSLSRRELPCGGIDHHSSL, encoded by the exons ATGCCCGCCCACGCCACCGGCCGCCCCCGCCACGGCCACCCCCGCCACCGGCCGCCCCGCCGAGCCCACCCCCGGCCCCAGCCCCGTCCACCGCGGCCGCCCCACCCACGCCCCCGTTCGCTGCGGCCGCAGCGCCCCGGCCCGCCTCTGGCCCCGCTTCTGTCTGGTGCAGGACAGTACAGGAACTTCCAGCACCCCGATCCCTACATTG TTCCATGGGCACCAGGCGGCACTAAATTCACAAGAAACCCCCCTCCACCTCAAGGG GTGAAGCAGTTCACTAAGGGACTTGCGAAGAGAGCGTCCTATGTCATGAGAAAGGAGAACTTAGTGTTTAAGGGCACTAGTTTCAGCTTGAGTAGGCGTGAGCTTCCATGtggaggtatcgaccatcactcgtcactgtaa